The following coding sequences lie in one Arachis hypogaea cultivar Tifrunner chromosome 9, arahy.Tifrunner.gnm2.J5K5, whole genome shotgun sequence genomic window:
- the LOC112708816 gene encoding uncharacterized protein, whose amino-acid sequence MKRDCIAKVKACDKCQKYEAISTKPAEVLHNMEHHFSSVEHPQTNGQAEAANRVVLHAIKRKLDNAKGEWAELIPEILWSYNTTVHNTTGETPFKLVYGSEALIPMKIGVPTLRAKLYSEQHNISTRKAELDLAEEDREIAAIRQRAQKQLTERKHNKRVVSRTFIEGNLVLR is encoded by the exons ATGAAGAGAGATTGCATAGCAAAAGTCAAGGCATGTGACAAATGCCAAAAATATGAAGCCATCTCCACAAAGCCGGCCGAGGTGTTGCACAACATggag CATCATTTTAGCTCGGTTgaacacccacaaactaatgggcaggccgaagctgctaaccgaGTTGTATTGCATGCAATAAAGAGAAAGCTTGATAATGCGAAGGGAGAATGGGCTGAGCTAATCCCAGAAATATTGTGGAGCTACAACACCACAGTACACAACACCACGGGCGAAACACCCTTCAAGTTAGTCTATGGCTCAGAAGCATTAATCCCCATGAAAATTGGAGTGCCGACATTAAGAGCCAAGCTATACAGCGAACAACATAACATAAGCACCAGAAAGGCCGAGCTTGATCTGGCCGAAGAAGACAGAGAAATCGCCGCAATCAGACAAAGAGCCCAGAAACAACTGACAGAGAGAAAGCACAATAAGAGAGTAGTGTCGAGAACCTTCATCGAAGGCAACCTAGTACTCAGATGA